A section of the Henckelia pumila isolate YLH828 unplaced genomic scaffold, ASM3356847v2 CTG_254, whole genome shotgun sequence genome encodes:
- the LOC140870805 gene encoding uncharacterized protein produces MDLMSYYSNWDSFDQHDYLSSDTNDQQLCWELQDFSALANDNGGVDPNNGFFYSSSDQNYINSLMIPNFLTPISHDLNLSNCPAPIISTTQAPLVPFQEFDNPSGLYYPKRQKKAAYIDYEEIYPCSAIYAGVQQFVMPDFPTGPVPVYSTKKSLSAQSIAARQRRRKITDKTQELGKLIPGAHKMNTAEMFHAAYKYIKFLQAQLGILQSMESYYHKESDIEEESVESEEYLHGLVESPLIQEKLYSREKCLAPLKFVQSLSIDEKKQESINKQCLEFGLDNA; encoded by the exons atggatttgatgaGCTACTACTCTAATTGGGATTCATTTGATCAACATGACTACTTGAGTTCAGACACAAATGATCAGCAGCTGTGTTGGGAGCTCCAAGATTTCTCTGCTTTGGCAAACGACAACGGTGGTGTCGACCCGAATAATGGCTTCTTTTATTCATCATCAGATCAAAACTACATTAATTCTCTCATGATCCCAAACTTTCTAACTCCAATATCCCATGATCTCAATCTCAGCAACTGCCCTGCACCCATCATCAGTACTACTCAAGCACCACTAGTACCCTTTCAAGAATTTGATAATCCATCCGGCCTGTATTACCCCAAGCGCCAAAAGAAGGCGGCATACATCGATTATGAAGAAATATACCCCTGCAGCGCAATTTATGCCGGGGTTCAACAATTTGTGATGCCGGATTTTCCAACTGGTCCAGTACCAGTTTATAGTACGAAGAAAAGCTTGTCGGCGCAGAGCATTGCGGCGAGGCAGAGAAGAAGGAAAATTACTGATAAGACTCAGGAGCTTGGGAAGCTTATTCCAGGTGCCCACAAGATGAACACTGCCGAAATGTTTCATGCTGCTTACAAATACATCAAGTTTTTGCAGGCGCAACTCGGAATTCTTCAATCAATGGAATCATATTATCACAAG GAAAGTGATATTGAGGAGGAATCAGTTGAAAGTGAAGAATATTTGCATGGTCTTGTGGAATCTCCACTGATTCAGGAGAAGCTATATTCTAGAGAGAAATGCTTGGCTCCTCTGAAATTTGTCCAATCACTGAGCATTGATGAGAAAAAGCAGGAATCAATCAATAAACAGTGTTTGGAATTTGGATTAGATAATGCCTAA
- the LOC140870806 gene encoding uncharacterized protein: MEVVVGSISCQSVHKLNLYLKARRSDVNAGVPGRFLHAVLGRPHFAADVGSVASTIMYAFYLDQNHKSNQFCTLPIINMKRTDLDSCADLQWLLNSCHIDLSSLIFIDEIDLSYYDLFGSLKLVLLNCDAVPSEQEALKGAIVEVFNCSKVLSFGNIVLLFQDASCCAIIAERFMQTSPEILSGRGFSRLLLAGILMDTGNLSSPQCTAKDNYMATLLIDGAGRFGCNGLYQILKHKTYGSASANLMVGDILLKEYKKLTRSDSSSSSRSVALNIGMSSIGMSIGQLLSHDSTSTQEIIHFQNLEKVGLLMVVSGYYDPGKKFKREILVSAESAELLKKLLLFLDSNAAQIPLKVLSQPGLKEEMRVFEIEKVISRRTIERILDQFSSAYQ, encoded by the exons ATGGAAGTCGTTGTTGGATCAATATCATGCCAAAGTGTTCACAAGCTAAATTTGTATCTGAAAGCTAGGAGGTCTGATGTAAATGCTGGTGTTCCTGGAAGGTTCTTGCACGCAGTACTTGGGCGCCCACATTTTGCTGCAG ACGTGGGATCCGTGGCGTCAACCATCATGTATGCCTTTTATCTTGATCAGAATCATAAAAGCAACCAATTTTGTACGTTGCCAATCATCAACATGAAGAGAACTGATTTAGATTCTTGTGCTGATCTTCAGTGGCTTCTTAATTCATGCCATATTGATCTGTCATCCCTCATTTTTATTGATGAG ATTGACTTGTCATATTATGATCTATTCGGGAGTCTGAAACTAGTTTTGCTCAATTGTGATGCGGTTCCATCCGAACAAGAG GCACTGAAAGGAGCCATAGTTGAAGTATTTAATTGCTCAAAGGTACTGTCTTTTGGCAATATTGTT TTATTGTTTCAGGATGCTTCATGCTGCGCCATTATTGCCGAAAGATTTATGCAAACTTCACCTGAAATATTATCTGGGCGAGGATTTAGTAGACTTCTG TTGGCAGGTATACTTATGGATACAGGAAACTTATCTAGCCCACAATGTACTGCCAAAGATAACTACATGGCTACTTTGTTGATTGATGGAGCTGGTCGATTTGGATGCAATGGGCTGTACCAAATTT TGAAGCACAAAACTTATGGTTCAGCTTCAGCAAACCTTATGGTGGGAGACATTTTGTTGAAGGAGTATAAGAAATTGACCAGATCAG ATTCTAGCAGTAGTTCAAGATCGGTGGCACTAAATATCGGGATGAGTTCAATCGGGATGTCGATTGGCCAGCTGTTGTCCCATGATTCTACGTCAACCCAAGAAATCATACATTTCCAAA ATTTAGAAAAAGTTGGCCTATTAATGGTTGTTTCTGGTTATTATGATCCTGGGAAGAAATTCAAG CGGGAAATTCTGGTAAGCGCTGAATCCGCGGAACTCTTGAAGAAGCTGCTGTTGTTCCTGGATTCCAATGCCGCTCAAATCCCACTTAAAGTTCTAAGTCAACCAG GTTTGAAAGAGGAGATGCGAGTGTTTGAAATCGAGAAGGTCATCTCACGAAGGACGATCGAAAGGATCCTGGACCAATTTAGCTCTGCGTATCAGTAA
- the LOC140870797 gene encoding probable WRKY transcription factor 14: MFLKRSMENYGTEAAAGGGDLTDIIRTNKLASSAQEWQFPINSNPINMNVYSSEYFGDPFADIRDPFLHDIMDTAPTLNNIFHEDMNAADHEILKRPAASSNNNTNMFSRMLQICPANGKFPSSSSSLKVPTDQTDLQQNNSKMETTTAAPPLQISSPRNTPAIKRRKSQAKKVVCIPAPAPANSRPTGEIVPSDLWAWRKYGQKPIKGSPYPRGYYRCSSSKGCSARKQVERSRTDPNMLVITYTSEHNHPWPTQRNALAGSTRSHTSKSTTCSTSKNNIHSSNSLPPQKSSKPKDQEKKKIPTDQEEIIIYNRSLSAVLNVKEEMDEDFDNNNNLDQMEEFDEGFPQSYKPTMPASDSCTKSDQDSFFVDMEATDPLNLLFGDIMGRENKSLDPFAFYDWAGNNSINTTATSTSHAEIRRD; encoded by the exons ATGTTCTTGAAGAGATCAATGGAAAACTATGGTACTGAAGCAGCAGCTGGAGGAGGAGATTTAACCGATATAATCCGAACCAACAAGCTGGCATCCTCAGCTCAAGAATGGCAGTTTCCAATTAATAGCAACCCCATCAACATGAACGTCTATTCGTCTGAGTATTTCGGGGATCCGTTTGCTGACATAAGAGATCCATTCCTCCATGATATTATGGATACAGCTCCCaccttaaataatatttttcatgaagaCATGAATGCTGCTGATCATGAGATATTGAAAAGACCTGCAGCTTCCTCgaataataatactaatatgTTTTCGAGGATGTTGCAGATCTGTCCTGCAAATGGAAAGtttccatcttcttcttcttctttgaaaGTTCCCACCGATCAAACTGATCTGCAGCAGAATAACTCCAAGATGGAGACCACTACTGCTGCACCTCCTCTCCAGATCTCGTCTCCGCGAAATACTCCGGCCATCAAGAGAAG gAAAAGCCAGGCAAAGAAAGTAGTTTGTATACCGGCTCCAGCACCTGCAAACAGCAGACCCACTGGAGAAATTGTTCCATCTGATCTTTGGGCATGGAGAAAGTATGGTCAGAAGCCTATTAAAGGATCCCCTTATCCAAG GGGTTACTATAGATGCAGTAGTTCAAAGGGTTGTTCGGCCAGGAAACAAGTGGAGAGGAGCCGAACGGACCCGAATATGCTGGTGATCACATACACTTCGGAGCATAATCATCCATGGCCCACTCAAAGAAATGCTCTTGCAGGCTCTACTAGATCTCACACATCCAAATCTACCACTTGTAGTACTTCAAAGAATAATATTCATTCATCAAACTCTCTGCCTCCTCAAAAATCTTCAAAACCTAAAGatcaagaaaagaaaaaaatacctACAGATCAGGAGGAGATTATTATTTATAATCGGTCTCTATCTGCAGTACTCAATGTAAAAGAGGAGATGGATGAAGAtttcgataataataataatttagatCAAATGGAAGAATTCGATGAAGGATTTCCACAGAGCTACAAGCCCACCATGCCAGCTTCAGACTCCTGCACCAAATCCGATCAAGATAGTTTCTTTGTTGATATGGAGGCCACGGACCCTTTGAATCTCTTGTTCGGCGATATTATGGGACGTGAAAACAAATCTTTGGATCCATTCGCCTTCTATGATTGGGCAGGAAATAACAGTATTAACACTACCGCCACTTCCACATCTCATGCAGAAATCAGAAGGGATTGA
- the LOC140870807 gene encoding uncharacterized protein — protein MLDDSMIDESGDENLNISEDDLKSNNDSDSETDAQIFPVFNQLAPYDPTFELGMMFSTKKELRSAIHSQAIKEKRNINITKNDKTRVHAKCADKECGWKLYALKIQGECTFQIKKYVSRHTCGLSFHVKNLKSSWLSKKYANKFSSDPKRNVNGFRFDAISDLRCSVSYYQAYAAKRKAIEQVQGPTDEQYSLVWDFADEVKRANPGSTVIVGTNESTGKNRFDRLYLCLNALREGFMAGCRPFVGIDGCHLRGPSVGVLLTAVGVDPNNNIFPIAYAVVMKETGETWGWFLTLLKLEFKIEKDYEWTFMSDKQKGLIQAMQEVFPNAQHRFCVRHMHANFRNAGFRGQAFKHAVWECARASTVNEFDRKMKELRELDENAYKWFNDKAPTQWSRSHFQEFSKCDMLLNNGCESFNSVILEAREKPLISMLEWILEYLMQRMQTNRDRAEEKWKGILCPKIEKIIEKTSKKVGDCLPIKADAFHYQISCFDAPGTIYSVDLKNHTCGCRKWDLSVIPCNHALCAIYTQRLEYHEFTHAYYSVEAYMKVYAPVVIPINGRNEWQASTYVSPLPPIFERSVGRPKKARRRESDEQPQKRRKRTKGKPQLIVNANKMKRQQHTLKCSRCGAEGHNKRTCSPTSAVENPTCGQTRLDEDEHIQSQLTQEISPDVPKKLQVRRKMSFQKDVLIGQSSNSFDMSNLQVFEDAATVVTTNKTNISSQIETGIMNTVENNVSTFQPNLASRRRPSFTNDIVSPPSMYAQFQECQNSAKNNNIRAPAHFIGGPMPRYKNASALRKDKGKKKML, from the exons ATGTTAGACGATTCCATGATTGATGAGTCTGGTGATGAGAATCTGAATATCAGTGAGGATGATTTGAAAAGTAACAATGATTCAGATAGTGAAACAGATGCACAGATATTTCCAGTCTTCAACCAGCTGGCCCCATATGATCCTACTTTTGAACTTGGGATGATGTTTAGCACAAAAAAAGAGTTGAGAAGTGCAATACACTCGCAAGCTATTAAAGAAAAAAGGAACATAAATATTACGAAAAATGATAAGACTAGAGTTCACGCAAAGTGTGCAGACAAAGAGTGTGGTTGGAAGCTCTATGCATTGAAAATTCAAGGTGAATGTACTTTTCAGATTAAAAAGTATGTATCTAGGCATACTTGTGGGTTGAGTTTCCATgtgaaaaatttgaaatctagTTGGTTGTCtaaaaaatatgcaaacaaattcAGCTCTGATCCAAAACGAAATGTCAACGGATTCAGATTTGATGCAATTTCAGATTTGAGATGCAGTGTTTCTTACTATCAAGCTTATGCTGCCAAAAGAAAAGCTATTGAACAAGTTCAAGGCCCGACTGATGAACAATATTCTCTTGTATGGGATTTTGCAGATGAGGTAAAAAGAGCGAACCCTGGTAGTACTGTTATTGTTGGCACAAATGAATCCACGGGAAAAAATAGATTTGATAGATTATATTTGTGCTTAAATGCCCTAAGAGAAGGATTTATGGCAGGATGTAGACCTTTTGTAGGGATAGATGGATGTCATTTGAGAGGGCCGAGTGTTGGAGTTCTTTTGACAGCTGTAGGTGTTGACCCGAACAACAACATTTTCCCCATAGCATATGCTGTAGTTATGAAAGAGACCGGAGAAACTTGGGGTTGGTTTTTGACATTGCTAAAGCTGGAATTTAAAATTGAGAAGGATTATGAGTGGACTTTTATGTCTGATAAGCAGAAAGGCCTCATTCAAGCAATGCAAGAAGTTTTTCCCAATGCTCAACATAGGTTTTGTGTTAGGCATATGCATGCCAACTTTAGAAATGCTGGTTTTAGGGGACAAGCATTCAAACATGCTGTGTGGGAGTGTGCTAGGGCATCAACTGTTAATGAATTTGATAGAAAAATGAAAGAGCTAAGAGAACTAGATGAAAATGCCTACAAATGGTTCAATGATAAGGCACCTACTCAGTGGAGTAGATCACACTTTCAAGAATTTTCTAAGTGTGACATGCTTCTTAATAATGGATGTGAGTCTTTCAACAGTGTCATCTTGGAAGCAAGGGAGAAACCTTTAATTTCTATGTTGGAATGGATTTTGGAGTATTTGATGCAAAGAATGCAAACCAATAGAGATAGAGCAGAAGAGAAGTGGAAAGGGATACTTTGTCCCAAGATTGAAAAAATCATAGAAAAAACAAGTAAAAAAGTTGGAGATTGTCTTCCTATTAAAGCTGATGCATTCCATTATCAGATTTCATGCTTTGATGCACCTGGAACCATATACAGTGTAGATTTGAAAAATCATACTTGTGGATGTAGGAAATGGGATTTGTCTGTAATTCCATGCAATCATGCTTTATGTGCCATCTACACACAAAGGCTGGAATACCATGAGTTCACACATGCATATTACAGTGTTGAGGCTTATATGAAAGTCTATGCTCCTGTTGTTATTCCTATAAATGGCAGAAACGAGTGGCAAGCTTCTACCTATGTTTCTCCACTGCCACCAATCTTTGAAAGGAGTGTTGGTAGGCCTAAGAAAGCAAGAAGAAGGGAAAGTGATGAACAACCGCAAAAGAGAAGAAAGAGAACTAAGGGTAAACCACAGTTGATTGTCAATGCTAATAAGATGAAACGACAGCAGCATACACTGAAGTGTAGTAGGTGTGGAGCTGAAGGTCATAACAAGAGAACTTGTTCTCCCACTAGTGCAGTAGAAAATCCAACATGTGGGCAAACAAGACTTGATGAAGATGAACATATTCAAAGTCAATTAACACAGGAGATATCACCAGATGTGCCAAAAAAATTGCAG GTGAGGAGGAAAATGTCTTTTCAAAAGGATGTACTTATTGGACAGTCCTCAAATTCTTTTGATATGTCAAAT TTGCAGGTGTTTGAGGATGCGGCCACGGTTGTGACTACAAATAAAACAAACATATCATCTCAAATTGAAACTGGAATCATGAATACT GTGGAAAACAATGTTAGCACATTCCAACCAAATTTAGCTTCAAGACGAAGACCAAGTTTCACTAATGATATTGTCTCTCCACCTTCCATGTATGCTCAGTTCCAGGAATGCCAGAATTCAGCAAAGAATAATAATATAAGAGCACCTGCACATTTTATTGGAGGTCCAATGCCAAGATACAAAAATGCATCTGCACTTAGAAAAGATAAAGGGAAGAAGAAGATGCTTTGA